The Epinephelus lanceolatus isolate andai-2023 chromosome 14, ASM4190304v1, whole genome shotgun sequence region TGTTTATtactaaaaaagaaaagctatCATTTATACAATTGTTTAAGGAGGTAACAGATAACGTCAGGCATCCATAGTATCAAGGCAACTGACTATACTAACAATACTGTTTGCAAGTCAACATGCTGCACCCCACCAGGGCTGCTATATTGTGGTTAAATTAATAATGACGATGATCCCCTGCTCAGTATTAAAACAGCTGAATTATTTACAATAATCTGTACATCCATctttgtgaataaataaaacaataacatcAAAACAGCCAAGTAAAAGTCAAACTGAGGCCTCAGGTATGACTGGGTCTGTATTAGTAGGTTAATAGGTCAGGGGAAGTGGCTGCTTTGAGTCATTACTTGTGATTAAAATGTGGTTTCTGCATTTACAAGAACACTGGCATTAAGTTCAAATTAGCAGCTCCTCATTACTGTAACTGATCTTTATTGTCATCCTTGAAAGGCACTTTGACAATTACAAAGAGTGGGAGGGAGCTTCTCTTTACTTAACATTTGATGTAATGGACTTTGAAGCTATTTAATGCCGCTCTCTCCCTGCAGGGCAGTGATGTGTCTTCTGAAGTCTGTACTGAATATAGTGTAATTCAATCAAGAACGATGCCTATGGCTGCAGTGTCAGTATCACACAAATTCACTTGAGGTGCAAAGTCTAAGGGTCAAACAGCATCCTGTGAGGTGGCAAAGACAACTCTATGCTACTACAGACTTTGACCCAAAATATCAAAGCTTTCAACTATGTCTACAGGATCTTTTAGAGGAATATGATGTGTGGTTATTTGTCTGCTTGACAGGTTGACCTCACAGATTGTGTTTGAGTTGCAATCCTACATCTGTGTAACTGCaatttacattcattcatttatcagttCGTGACAAATGAACGTCACTCATTGATTGTGTGTAGTCAGCAGCTGGATTCACTATGACGTTACCTGCTGATTTTCTAGGCCGGACAATAAAACAACTGTGAATTTAATTCCAGAATTGCTACGGCTTTGACTTTCCTAGCCAGATGAATAATTGGCTGGATGCTAGGGATTGTGTGGTAGCTAGCGCTTTAGCATACACTTAGGATAAATGGGGACAACATAAAACCGATTTCTACCGAGACTGGATGCATTGATGTTTGGTAAAACGTTTGCTACACCggaattaaacatttaaaatgtcactGAAGTGACGCTAAAGCTGACTGTAACAGATCCTCAAACGCAGAGTCATATATCTGTCAGTGGCCCATAAACAGCTATCTAGTgactgctaacgttagctaggcCGTTTCATCACTGACCTGTCAATGGTGACAAGGTAAACTATGACAATGGAATTAAAAGCAATAACATAGGTAATATCCACTTGTAAAATTCCATGATCTACAGTAGTATAGCTTGCTATACTTTCACTTTATAGCAATCGCTCGGCAAAAGCGGTTTCCTGTGTAACTTGTAACAGCTACCTATAATTTAccggagctaacgttagcttaactagcaTTTTATTAAAACAGTATTGTATAAAACTCGCTTGCCTTGACACCAGAGAAGAATAGCAGTGTTCATTTTTGTAAGTAACTTCCTATGAATCATCCTCAACACCTGTTTGGgcgagctaacgttagctccctGCGTAGCGAACTACCACTAGTAGCTGCTAACTAGCAAGCTAACcacttagctagctagctagcaacatAGCActcaaacactgaaacacagaagctgctgtgTGGCTATAAAACACTAAATTGTGTATGAAGACACTAAACAAAAGACAGTGTTTTACCCGAATCAGACGACTTGACCACGCTGTGTTTCACAAGTTTCTCCAAACCGTGAAAATCAAATCTGTTAACTAGCCTAGCTAGACCCGGGTGCCAGCATCAGGAAGTGTCCTCCAACACTGTCAACGTCAACCAGTACGTGGCATTCATTCTGCGCAGGCGCAGATCGTCTGGAGCAAAGTGCATTGTGATGGATTGACTCATCTAAAAGTAAACATTACCAGATATCATGTGGCAAGTTGAAGAGTAttcatcttattttttatttggtttacaatGCATGTTCTATGCAGGTACACTTGCTTTATGATAGCGAATGAGAATACCTGAAAACAGAACAGTACAGGCAGATATTTAAATTACcacctttcttttttaatgGCTTAAATTAATTCTGTGGGGTAAAAGAGGACATAGTGAGAGGTAGACTTAATGAAGGAGGCAGCATCAGCACATCTGCAGCAGAAGCTAAATCATTTAACACAAACAgtatatattcatattttacGTTTCTATTTCTTTGTATCTCCTATCCCTTATTTTAACTTGCACTATATTTCTTTCATACATATTTCATGAGCATCACTGGAGGAAGCCTGAATCTAAGAGGGGAGCttcacccattttcaaaattcatgcatgttattcctatggtctaagacagtccaaataTATTAGTAGAAATGAAAAATTCGcccccaaatccaaaaactagagaaCTAAATCTCAATTCTGTGatgctccatagacaataaatGATGAAGATGTtacagatgacactgagagcacccaggggaatgttctaaGTATATCGGTATATTCTCAGGTTCAgagctgagaacactacaatagaataatgCACATTTGGatatgacaaaacaaaacaaacatcctgtgggtccacaaaaatTAGACTCCTATTTAttatctatggagcagctccagacttgataccctgtgacatcacaagctCGAAACTTACTTCTAAGGTTTTTGGCTTTGAGAGGGGGCAGCTCATGTTCTCAAATCATTTTTTGAGAGATAACAAGGATGTCCTTGaatgctgccatgtttgttgatGTTGCTTTGATGCCACTCCTGCTTGTGTGCAAAACACTTTAATctgctttaaataaataacGATGACAAGAAAATCCAGGTTCCTGCATAAATTGTTCATCTCACTCCGTTTTACATATAAATGTCAGGGAACACTGGTGTCTAAGGTACAATATTACATGATAATGACTAAATAAATAGACATGATTAAGATGCATAACttgtaaataaattaagataaaaacagTTTTGCCCAGTCACAGCTTTCTTCACACCATtatttctgcttcttctcctgaGTAGCGTCAAACCATGAGTCTAACAGCTTTTTCATGTAATATAACTGCCAGGCGTGCACTTGAACAGCAACCACCATGATGAGGTACATAACAGTCACTGCAGAGAAGCCAAAAATGAAGCGGTAGGCCTTTCCGTGGCGGTAGAGCTGCTGCGCCACAGGAAACATCTCCATTCCACCATAAATGAGAGGCGCCACGGAGAACAACCCTGCACTGATCATGGATATGACCAGGTAACTGATATTGTTCTTTGGCAGTGAcaagctgctgcagagcagagggaggaggctgAGCAGGTAGGGGTACTCCCACTGGTACGGCATGGATACTGTGTCATGTGACACCAGGTTTAAGTGGCTGACAGTCACCTGTGCCGCCACCAGAAGCCAGAGGAGAAGGTGGACCAGGTTTAACTTGCGCACCTCTGACTTCAGGGAGGCACTGTAAAACAGATAACAGATAAACAAAGGTGTGTTAGCGTTCCTTGTTGATATTGTTGCTAGTCGGAGATAACTTCATTTTTAATGATCAGTATCAGATCAAAGTTACTTGCCTCATTTGGTAAGATGGGGCCAccctctctttgtgtctgtacaCACTTCCATTGGCACCAGCAGCTCTGAGACCAACGCGTGATGTCATGTTGAGGCAAACCTTCTGATACACAACACAAATTCGAATTCAGAGCCAAACTTGACAGaagtagagctgcaactaacttTATTATTCTAATGATTTATCTATTTGGTCTAtagcagtggctcccaactggtgggtcgagGTCAAAAGGTGCgtcacgggtccattctgaatggaccggaAGTGACTCACAACATTacaagtttgtgaaaaacacactttattttcaggTACAGCAAATTTCCATCATAGAACTTTTAtcttgaagtgctgtttcctgctgcagagtgagtgactaacagacagctacttgacagagacagaaaactagcttgagacatggccaaatgcaagtatgatacTGAATGAGTTAAACTGTgtagaccttgaactaatgactgaggagaaatctggaccctgtggctggaccacttgggaaccactggtgtatAGTATGCTCAGAAATAGTGGAAAATGCCCATCACAATTTCCTAAACCCTAAGTGATGTTTCAAATTCTTTGTTTTGGCAGCATCCAAAGCCAAACATATTCAAGATACTCAGATGTGTTTGATTTACTATCACTTAAAAGAGAAAATCAGCAAATCCTGTTGAGTAATGTTCTACTTTTTGCttgaaaatgactcaaacaaTTAATCATTTAGCAAAATAGCTGTAGTAAATCAGCTATTTGGTTAAGCCCTAGACACATCACTGCACATTGTTATCCTGCTCTTATCACAATATGAGACTGGACATGAGGCAGGTGTAACAACTAAAAGAAGATGCTACTACAAAGAAGAGAAAAACGAGTAAAAAAATGATATGAATTAAACTAATATAAGCCAGAACATTGTTTAATTCAATCACAAAGGTACTACCAGCTATTTAATTTAAAGTGAGTGATTTCAGGCGGATTAATTTGGCTGTTAGGGCGATATGAAGCAGGCTAGCACGTTAGCAGCAGATGCTAGCTAACCTTATTCAGCATTACCTGTAAACACATCTAGTTAGGAGAACGTAACTACGTCACAAGCTTGCTGGGACATGCGTCGTGTTATTATCAGCAGATTGTACACCATATCAAGTTTATCTTCCTTATAATGCTTACCGTTGCGTATTTCCGTACCGTTTAGCTGAGCTTCTTGAATGAATCTGTCCAAACAAAAGATGTGACAGATGTTACCACCCGCTCAGCGCATGCGCACAACCTCAGTCGCTAACAGGAAGTCCACTCCCACCGCAGCATCAGCATCTCTCCTCCCAGCAGGGTGACAGTGATGCTCATTCAGTCCCATATGTAACAGCAACCTGGAATAAGCATGTTCAGGGCGTTTGCTGGGAAAATATGGTATCTTTCTAAAACATATCTACTGGTTTGTAAAGTTGAAGAGATTTCTTTGAGTTCATTCATCGCTTTTACCCTGTCAAGTGATtttttgtcatgttcaagaaggAAATTGACACCATATGCACTTTAACATGCACCCAGAGATTGTCTCTCATTCGTTCTGGACTACATCTATGATGCTTTTGTACTTTGTTTTAGGGACGTACTGTTTTGGGCTTAGAAGTTATAAGAAAGACCTAGAACAGgagttttttttgtgtaatcTCATCATATTGCTGGCCAAGTTTTATATCCATAAATGGAAGGTATTAAAAACCAAACCCTCTGTCTGTACCTTTAAAAGGGAAGCAGAATCCTACATCAGGACTTTATATATCGCAAGCAatagaaaagcacaggtgaatgATCTACGTACAtggtaaaaatgtgtttccAAATCAAGAACACAACAATAGAATAGAGCTCATTTGagtgtaaaaaagaaaaccattttGTGGGTACAGGGTTAGTTTACAGGGTTTATATataatgacatcacaagtttgagacataacttctctggtttctggctttgagagaaagtagctcatgttcaaaaatattgattgaactttcctaggccatgaaaataacatatttgaattcttaatttaggtggtcttcCTCTTTAATAGATATTTTATCTGACAGAATTGTACTCTGTAGCAAGAGTTTGTAAAAGGGCAATATGTGTATTATGATCCCAGTTGTCCTTAAGAAAACTGGTGCATCTGTGCAGATTCTTGATGTGCAAAAATGCTTTAATTAGTTACTACCCTATGAGTGATAACGTGATCATCATGATGGCCTCAAACATTCATCAGTCCAAGTGACCAAACAAACAGGTGTTTTGTGACACGTTCTGCCCTTAGCCTATCTTATATTGTCTTACCTCATGTCCCAATGATGCTGGTGTCCAGTTCTCCAACCAATTTAACAGGTTGCAGGTAATTTGAGATGAGAAACTCACACTTGGAAGTGTCAACCTGGACAGGTGTCACCCAACAGTCCTGTCCACAATTTTCAGTAACTGATCTTTTTACAGTTTCTCCTCGATAATCCCTCACAGTGAGATCAACCACAAAGTTTTAAATTGATATACCAGCTCCAGACATAAGTGTTAATTTTACTTTCTTTGATCTTAGAAATAGAGATGTCAGCaacagtgttttttaaattaaacaatttttatttagaaaaaaaaaacatgagcaaTAATAACAAACGTGAAACATTAAGACATAGATCTTTGGTTACAACAATATTAGCACTATTGTTAAAATGagaaatatacattta contains the following coding sequences:
- the jagn1a gene encoding protein jagunal homolog 1-A — encoded protein: MTSRVGLRAAGANGSVYRHKERVAPSYQMSASLKSEVRKLNLVHLLLWLLVAAQVTVSHLNLVSHDTVSMPYQWEYPYLLSLLPLLCSSLSLPKNNISYLVISMISAGLFSVAPLIYGGMEMFPVAQQLYRHGKAYRFIFGFSAVTVMYLIMVVAVQVHAWQLYYMKKLLDSWFDATQEKKQK